In Alphaproteobacteria bacterium, the following proteins share a genomic window:
- a CDS encoding 50S ribosomal protein L23, which produces MSWRYFNQAKVSTERMHQVLRRPVVTEKSTLGSEHGQVTFEVALDASKPEIRAAVETLFGVKVTAVNTLRHPGKVKRFRGTVGRQKRTKKAMVTLADGQTIDVTAGI; this is translated from the coding sequence ATGAGCTGGCGGTATTTCAATCAGGCGAAGGTCAGTACGGAGCGTATGCACCAGGTGCTGCGACGGCCGGTGGTGACCGAGAAGTCGACTCTCGGGTCGGAGCATGGGCAGGTCACCTTCGAGGTGGCGCTGGACGCCTCCAAGCCGGAGATCCGCGCCGCAGTGGAGACTCTGTTCGGGGTCAAGGTGACGGCGGTCAACACGCTGCGTCATCCGGGCAAGGTGAAGCGTTTCCGCGGCACGGTCGGCCGCCAGAAGCGCACCAAGAAAGCCATGGTCACCCTGGCCGACGGGCAGACTATTGACGTGACGGCGGGGATCTAG
- the rplD gene encoding 50S ribosomal protein L4, translating into MKCPVIDLDNKKVGDIELADAVFAAAPRPDIVQRVVLWQLARRRAGTHKVKGRSEVTGTTAKVWAQKGGGRARHGSRKASLFRGGGITFGPHPRDHGYDLPKKVRRLGLRSALSAKQADGRLVVLDQATVAEAKTSVLAGRLKALGWSNVLIIDGASPDDNFRRAAGNIPGVDILPGVGANVYDILRHDLLVVTRQGVEALEARCK; encoded by the coding sequence ATGAAATGCCCCGTCATCGATCTGGACAATAAGAAAGTCGGCGATATCGAGCTGGCGGACGCGGTGTTCGCGGCTGCGCCGCGGCCCGACATCGTGCAGCGCGTTGTGCTGTGGCAGCTGGCCCGTCGCCGCGCCGGCACCCACAAGGTCAAGGGCCGCTCAGAGGTTACCGGCACGACCGCCAAGGTATGGGCGCAGAAGGGCGGTGGCCGGGCCCGTCATGGCAGCCGCAAGGCGTCGCTGTTCCGTGGCGGTGGCATCACCTTTGGTCCGCATCCGCGCGACCATGGTTATGACCTGCCAAAGAAGGTGCGTCGTCTCGGCCTGCGCTCGGCGCTCAGCGCTAAGCAGGCGGATGGCCGTCTGGTGGTGCTCGACCAGGCGACGGTAGCGGAGGCGAAGACATCGGTCCTTGCCGGCCGTCTCAAGGCGCTGGGATGGAGCAATGTTCTGATCATTGACGGTGCGTCGCCGGACGATAATTTCCGCCGCGCCGCGGGCAATATCCCGGGCGTGGATATCCTGCCGGGTGTGGGCGCCAATGTGTATGACATCCTGCGTCATGACCTGCTGGTCGTGACCCGGCAGGGGGTCGAGGCCCTGGAGGCGCGCTGCAAATGA